In candidate division KSB1 bacterium, the DNA window TAAAATTCGATCCGCGAATCACAAAGATTGGTAGAATTCTGCGAAAATTGAGTATCGATGAAATTCCGCAGCTCCTCAATGTTCTGAAGGGAGATATGAGTATCGTTGGGCCCCGTCCACCATTACCCGTTGAAGTAGAGTTGTATAAAATGTGGCAGCGCCGGAGATTAAGCTTGAAACCCGGACTCACCTGTATCTGGCAAGTCAGCGGTAGAAATAAAATTCAGTTTGAAAAGTGGATGCAGATGGACCTGCAGTATATCGATCAATGGTCTCTTTGGCTGGACTTTAAAATTCTTTTTAAGACTGTATTTGTGGTACTCTTTGGATACGGTGCGAGTTAAAGTCAATTACCAATTAAATTACTTTCCAAATTGAATTCCACCTAACTCGCTTTGTGTCAGGTGCTAACATCGTTTCATTTTGACACATAGCTACTTAAAATAACAGCCTTTAAAGTATTTCTTAAACTGTAGTAAACCCTTTAAAATACAGACACACCTTCCTCGCTCAAACATCTAAGGTCAGTGGCATTATAATTGCTAAAGTAAATGCGATTAAGACCGATCTAAAATTTTAGCGCTTACATTAATGAATTTTAGTAGAGTTTGAAGGCGCCTAACACTACCGTTGTTCGCCTTCCGCTCAATCTTTCTTTCTAATTCTGAGGATTATTTTCACAAATGCGCATTTTGATGATTGCCCCACAGCCTTTTTTCCAACCGCGAGGAACCCCGTTCAGCGTTTTACATAGATTAAAGGCTCTATCACATTTGGGCTGCAAAGTCGATTTAGTAACCTATCATATCGGGCAGGATGTGGATATCGAGGGGGTCACAATTCACCGTATTCCAAGAGTTCCCTTTGTTAGAAAAATTGCCATCGGACCATCGAAGAGAAAAATTATCCTTGATTTCTACCTGTTCGCTAAAGCAAAAAAAATGCTGAAGAAGGGCAACTATGATCTGCTTCATACTCACGAAGAGGCAGGATTCGTAGGTAACTATTTAGCAAAAAAATACGGTACATTGCATCTGTATGATATGCATTCTAGTTTACCGCAACAGTTGTCAAATTTTAAGTTTAGTAAATCGAATTTTTTGATTCGCCTTTTTGAGATGCTTGAGGCCCAGACAATCGAAAATGCCACCGCTTTAATCACCATCTGCCCAGAGTTGTTTAATTATGTCAAAGGCAACTTTCCCAATAAGTTTAACAAATTGATCGAGAATGTTGCAGACAACAGCCTTGTATTTAAATCTCAAATGAATGGCAGCCAAATAAAACAGAAGATAAAAACAAACGGTGAAGCGGTCGTTCTTTACACTGGCACTTTTGAACCCTATCAAGGTATCGACTTACTGATTAAATCAAGCGCTAAGGTTGTTGAACAAACCAAAGAGGTACGCTTTGTTTTGGTAGGGGGTAAGCCGGAGCAAGTTGAGCACTATAAGAAGACCGTAAGTGAAATGAATCTCGA includes these proteins:
- a CDS encoding glycosyltransferase family 4 protein; this translates as MRILMIAPQPFFQPRGTPFSVLHRLKALSHLGCKVDLVTYHIGQDVDIEGVTIHRIPRVPFVRKIAIGPSKRKIILDFYLFAKAKKMLKKGNYDLLHTHEEAGFVGNYLAKKYGTLHLYDMHSSLPQQLSNFKFSKSNFLIRLFEMLEAQTIENATALITICPELFNYVKGNFPNKFNKLIENVADNSLVFKSQMNGSQIKQKIKTNGEAVVLYTGTFEPYQGIDLLIKSSAKVVEQTKEVRFVLVGGKPEQVEHYKKTVSEMNLDDYFVFTGSVLPEEIPGYIDTCDVLVSPRIEGNNTPLKIYSYLRSGKPIVATNLITHTQVLNDKVSVLTDCTPEAFGTGVLNVLKGDDLRKRVTKSAKKLAEDKYSYESYLEKTKEVLEYLEEQLENAG